Proteins encoded in a region of the Pseudomonas putida genome:
- the dgcB gene encoding dimethylglycine demethylation protein DgcB has translation MLNTLLPILLFAALGLAVLGALRRVRMWRRGRAAKVDLIGGLLAMPRRYLVDLHHVVERDKYMSKTHVATAGGFVLSAALAILVHGFGLQSKILGYALLVATVIMFSGAIFVFKRRLNPPSRLSKGPWMRLPKSLLAFAASFFIATLPVAGILPANTGGWVMVVVLGLGVLWGVSELFFGMTWGGPMKHAFAGALHLAWHRRAERFGGGRSTGLKPLDLEDPNAPLGVEKPVDFTWNQLLGFDACVQCGKCEAMCPAFAAGQPLNPKKLIQDMVIGLAGGTDAQFAGSPYPGKPIGEHGGNPHQPIVNGLVDAETLWSCTTCRACVEECPMMIEHVDAIVDMRRHLTLEKGATPNKGAEVLDNLIATDNPGGFAPGGRMNWAADLNLQLLSEVQSTEVLFWVGDGAFDMRNQRTLRSFVKVLKASGVDFAVLGLEERDSGDVARRLGDEATFQQLAKRNIQTLGKYKFQRIVTCDPHSFHVLKNEYGALGGDYQVQHHSTYIAELIAAKKLNLGQHKGGSVTYHDPCYLGRYNGEYEAPREVLKALGIEVREMQRSGFRSRCCGGGGGAPITDIPGKQRIPDMRMDDIRETEAELVAVGCPQCTAMLEGVVEPRPQIKDLAELVADVLIEEDAPTGPKPQTAKREPAEVH, from the coding sequence ATGTTGAACACCCTTCTACCCATCCTGCTGTTCGCTGCCCTTGGCCTGGCAGTGCTCGGCGCCCTGCGCCGGGTGCGCATGTGGCGGCGTGGCCGAGCCGCCAAGGTCGACCTGATAGGCGGCCTGCTGGCCATGCCGCGCCGTTACCTGGTGGACCTGCACCACGTGGTCGAGCGCGACAAGTACATGTCCAAGACCCACGTGGCCACGGCGGGCGGCTTCGTGCTGTCGGCGGCCTTGGCGATCCTGGTGCACGGCTTCGGCCTGCAGAGCAAAATCCTCGGCTACGCATTGCTGGTGGCCACGGTAATCATGTTCAGCGGTGCCATCTTTGTCTTCAAACGCCGCCTCAACCCGCCTTCGCGCCTGTCCAAGGGCCCGTGGATGCGCCTGCCGAAAAGCCTGCTGGCGTTTGCCGCGAGCTTCTTCATCGCCACACTGCCGGTCGCTGGCATCCTGCCGGCCAATACCGGCGGCTGGGTGATGGTCGTCGTGCTTGGCCTGGGCGTACTGTGGGGCGTGTCGGAGCTGTTCTTCGGCATGACCTGGGGCGGCCCGATGAAGCACGCCTTCGCCGGTGCCCTGCACCTGGCCTGGCACCGCCGTGCCGAGCGTTTTGGCGGCGGCCGTTCTACCGGCCTCAAGCCACTGGACCTGGAAGACCCGAATGCTCCGCTGGGCGTTGAAAAGCCGGTGGACTTCACCTGGAACCAGCTGCTGGGCTTCGATGCCTGCGTGCAGTGCGGTAAATGTGAGGCCATGTGCCCGGCCTTTGCCGCTGGCCAGCCGCTGAACCCGAAAAAACTCATCCAGGACATGGTCATCGGCCTGGCCGGGGGTACTGACGCCCAGTTCGCCGGCAGCCCGTACCCTGGCAAGCCGATTGGTGAACACGGCGGCAATCCGCACCAGCCGATCGTCAATGGCCTGGTCGACGCCGAAACGCTGTGGTCGTGCACCACCTGCCGTGCCTGCGTCGAGGAATGCCCGATGATGATCGAGCACGTCGATGCCATCGTCGACATGCGCCGCCACCTCACCCTGGAAAAGGGCGCCACCCCGAACAAGGGTGCCGAGGTGCTGGACAACCTGATCGCCACCGACAACCCTGGCGGCTTCGCCCCTGGCGGGCGCATGAACTGGGCCGCTGACCTGAACCTGCAACTGCTGTCGGAGGTGCAATCCACCGAAGTCCTGTTCTGGGTGGGCGATGGTGCCTTCGACATGCGCAACCAGCGCACCCTGCGCTCGTTCGTCAAAGTGCTCAAGGCTTCGGGCGTGGACTTCGCCGTGCTTGGCCTGGAAGAGCGCGACAGCGGTGACGTGGCGCGCCGCCTGGGCGACGAAGCGACCTTCCAGCAACTGGCCAAGCGCAACATCCAGACCCTGGGCAAGTACAAGTTCCAGCGCATCGTCACCTGCGACCCACACAGTTTCCATGTGCTGAAGAACGAATACGGCGCCCTGGGCGGCGACTACCAGGTGCAGCACCACAGCACCTACATCGCCGAACTGATCGCGGCCAAGAAGCTCAACCTCGGCCAGCACAAGGGCGGCAGCGTCACCTACCACGACCCGTGCTACCTGGGCCGCTACAACGGCGAGTACGAAGCCCCGCGCGAAGTGCTCAAGGCGTTGGGTATCGAAGTGCGCGAGATGCAGCGCTCGGGCTTCCGCTCCCGTTGCTGCGGTGGTGGTGGCGGTGCGCCGATCACCGACATCCCTGGCAAGCAGCGTATCCCGGACATGCGCATGGACGACATCCGCGAGACCGAGGCCGAGTTGGTGGCCGTGGGTTGCCCGCAGTGCACCGCCATGCTCGAAGGTGTGGTCGAGCCGCGCCCGCAGATCAAGGACCTGGCCGAGCTGGTGGCCGACGTGCTGATCGAAGAGGACGCGCCCACTGGCCCAAAGCCGCAAACGGCTAAACGTGAACCTGCGGAGGTGCACTGA
- a CDS encoding electron transfer flavoprotein subunit alpha/FixB family protein, with protein sequence MSDIIRRDPRAEWIARNRLHPLHAAMQTQQTRWMGPNGILRKNPHAIAAGFIGPAGIKRIDRSGAQQGTGVGGRRTAAAEVTLPLHQVPAPAFYIAVVPDMVGGRLSSHDRDLLGLAHSLAGSDGAVLAVVFNEHKESNFSTAGVDRLLVIEGEAFEGYAPEQLVQGLRAVDNQFTPRHWLLPDSRTGGGELGRRLGAALGERPATRVWQVKDGQCIGRAGAGQQDLQRAVPRLILASAECAEPVSETRHEALPVELSTSVARSLSRIEDLGSVAVDPATIAMAEAEFIVSGGNGVKDWDLYHQATAALGATEGASRVAVDDGFMPRNRQVGATGTWVTARVYVAVGISGAIQHLQGIGACDKVVAINMDPGCDMIKRADLSVIGDSSAILKALIEAVDNFRSGGQRDAA encoded by the coding sequence ATGAGCGACATTATCCGCCGCGACCCACGCGCCGAGTGGATCGCCCGTAACCGCCTGCACCCGCTGCATGCGGCAATGCAGACACAGCAAACTCGCTGGATGGGGCCCAACGGCATCCTCCGCAAGAACCCCCATGCGATCGCCGCAGGCTTCATTGGCCCTGCCGGCATCAAGCGTATCGACCGCAGCGGCGCCCAGCAGGGCACCGGTGTGGGCGGGCGTCGCACGGCGGCCGCCGAGGTCACGCTGCCACTGCATCAGGTACCGGCACCGGCGTTCTACATCGCCGTGGTACCGGACATGGTCGGTGGCCGCCTGAGCAGCCACGACCGCGACCTGCTTGGCCTGGCCCACAGCCTGGCCGGCAGCGACGGTGCGGTGCTGGCGGTGGTTTTCAACGAGCACAAGGAAAGCAACTTTTCCACAGCCGGGGTCGACCGCCTGCTGGTCATCGAGGGCGAGGCTTTCGAAGGTTATGCACCAGAGCAACTGGTACAAGGCCTGCGGGCTGTGGATAACCAGTTCACCCCGCGCCACTGGCTGTTGCCCGACAGCCGCACCGGTGGCGGCGAACTGGGTCGGCGCCTGGGCGCCGCGCTGGGTGAGCGCCCGGCGACGCGGGTGTGGCAGGTCAAGGATGGTCAATGCATTGGCCGCGCCGGTGCCGGCCAGCAAGACCTGCAACGCGCTGTGCCGCGCCTGATCCTGGCGTCGGCCGAGTGCGCCGAGCCCGTCAGCGAAACCCGCCACGAAGCCTTGCCGGTGGAGTTGTCCACAAGCGTGGCGCGCAGCCTGTCGCGTATCGAAGACCTCGGCTCGGTGGCCGTGGACCCGGCCACCATTGCCATGGCCGAGGCCGAGTTCATTGTCTCGGGTGGTAACGGGGTCAAGGACTGGGACCTGTACCACCAGGCCACCGCTGCCCTCGGGGCTACCGAAGGCGCTTCGCGGGTGGCGGTGGACGACGGGTTCATGCCGCGCAACCGCCAGGTGGGTGCTACCGGTACCTGGGTCACCGCGCGCGTGTACGTGGCTGTGGGTATCTCGGGCGCGATCCAGCACCTGCAGGGTATCGGTGCCTGCGACAAGGTGGTGGCGATCAACATGGACCCGGGCTGCGACATGATCAAACGGGCCGACCTGTCGGTAATTGGCGACAGTTCGGCGATTCTCAAGGCACTGATCGAGGCTGTGGACAACTTCCGCAGCGGCGGCCAGCGCGACGCGGCATAA
- a CDS encoding electron transfer flavoprotein subunit beta: MSTKVISLVSIGAHPSSGRARRAEQDARAVELGLQLAGDNLQVVHAGDPQEEALRAYLGMGLDHLDVLEQPAGADVLGVLGDYLRDAGAQLVLTGSQAETGEGSGMLPFLLAEKLGWPLIVGLAEVESIDNGTAQVLQALPRGQRRRLKVRLPLLATVDNAAPKPRQSAFGPARRGVLAARNVAIVDDELLAEAELQPARPRPKRLKVIKAKSGADRMKAATAKASGGGGKVLKDVSPQEGAEAILKLLVEEGVLR; the protein is encoded by the coding sequence ATGAGTACGAAAGTGATCAGCCTGGTTTCCATCGGTGCCCACCCAAGCTCTGGCCGCGCCCGCCGCGCCGAGCAGGATGCCCGCGCCGTGGAACTGGGTTTGCAACTGGCTGGGGATAACTTGCAGGTGGTGCATGCCGGCGACCCACAGGAAGAGGCGCTGCGCGCCTACCTGGGCATGGGCCTGGACCATCTGGATGTGCTGGAGCAGCCGGCTGGTGCCGATGTGCTGGGTGTGCTGGGGGATTACCTGCGCGATGCCGGGGCACAGCTGGTGCTGACAGGTAGCCAAGCCGAAACGGGTGAAGGATCGGGCATGTTGCCGTTTCTGCTGGCCGAAAAGCTCGGCTGGCCGTTGATCGTGGGGCTGGCCGAGGTGGAGTCGATCGACAATGGCACCGCCCAGGTATTGCAGGCGCTGCCGCGTGGCCAGCGGCGCCGGCTGAAAGTGCGCCTGCCGTTGCTGGCGACTGTGGATAACGCGGCGCCCAAGCCGCGCCAGAGTGCCTTCGGGCCGGCGCGTCGGGGTGTACTGGCGGCGCGCAATGTGGCCATCGTTGACGATGAACTGCTGGCTGAGGCCGAGCTGCAACCGGCGCGCCCGCGGCCAAAGCGGCTGAAGGTGATCAAGGCCAAGAGCGGTGCGGATCGCATGAAAGCGGCAACGGCCAAGGCCAGTGGCGGTGGCGGCAAGGTGCTGAAGGATGTTTCGCCACAGGAAGGTGCCGAGGCCATCCTCAAGTTGCTGGTGGAAGAGGGCGTGCTGCGCTGA
- a CDS encoding RHS repeat-associated core domain-containing protein → MLALDKQASNLGGPGCAVRVYLPYGFLRDREGALLCFAAQPLDLLTGCYHLGNGYRAYNPVLMRFHAQDSHSPFGKGGLNAYAYCGGDPVNRHDPTGKVSEWATLSLRGLSMASNTVTLTYNFLGPTPTNRVGLNASRISTFGSVLSLASSGAQFAGVESAIFGANVGLGVSLTAVSARAINAAVGPQAKPLEQIRTNYGLMTGGLPTDTQPNIPLESISTPTREGLAVRTTVAERSFAGRAALAGETRLANGEDAWAFQRQTMGLRKRHPSA, encoded by the coding sequence TTGCTGGCGCTCGACAAGCAAGCATCGAACCTGGGCGGGCCAGGATGCGCTGTCAGAGTTTACCTACCGTATGGCTTCCTACGAGATCGCGAAGGGGCGCTTTTGTGTTTTGCCGCTCAACCGCTGGATCTGCTGACCGGCTGTTATCACCTTGGCAATGGCTACCGGGCTTACAATCCTGTTTTGATGCGTTTTCACGCCCAAGACTCCCACAGCCCTTTCGGTAAGGGTGGACTGAATGCCTATGCATATTGCGGTGGTGATCCAGTCAACCGCCACGATCCGACGGGTAAGGTGTCCGAGTGGGCCACGCTATCCTTGCGAGGCTTGAGCATGGCGTCGAACACAGTAACGTTGACCTATAATTTTTTGGGGCCGACGCCAACCAATCGCGTGGGGCTCAATGCTTCACGAATCAGTACTTTCGGATCTGTATTGAGCCTTGCGAGTTCAGGTGCCCAGTTCGCCGGCGTCGAGAGTGCCATTTTTGGAGCGAATGTCGGACTTGGGGTCAGTTTGACTGCTGTATCTGCTCGAGCCATCAACGCTGCAGTTGGACCTCAAGCCAAGCCTTTGGAGCAGATAAGGACAAATTACGGCCTGATGACGGGAGGACTGCCAACTGACACCCAACCAAACATACCGTTAGAAAGTATAAGCACGCCTACTCGCGAGGGATTGGCGGTGAGAACTACAGTAGCCGAGCGTTCTTTCGCTGGCCGAGCTGCTTTGGCTGGAGAGACTAGGCTTGCTAACGGAGAGGATGCTTGGGCCTTCCAAAGGCAGACGATGGGGCTCAGGAAAAGGCATCCGTCAGCTTGA
- the gbcA gene encoding glycine-betaine demethylase subunit GbcA — MDVTATLSLGDPLEPARKATAEMLQTRERTYSLPQPFYTDERLFQIDMQEIFQKEWLIAGMTCEIPAKGNYITLQIGNNPILVVRGAEGKVHAFHNVCRHRGSRLCVSDKGKVAKLVCHYHQWTYELDGRLLFAGTEMGADFDMKQYGLKPVNVKVAGGYIFISLAENPPAIDEFLATLEHYMEPYDMENTKVAVQTTLMEKANWKLVLENNRECYHCSGSHPELLQTLLEWDDTNDPRASQEFKDHVAASAAAWEAEKIPYLHKSHGLRNRIVRMPLLKGTVSMTMDGKQACQKLMGRIKNPDLGSMRILHLPHSWNHCMGDHMIVFTVWPISAQETMVTTKWLVHKDAVEGVDYDPERMRKVWDATNDQDRRLAEENQRGINSTAYQPGPYSKTYEFGVVNFIDWYSGRMLNNLGAEPAAYLKEVTAQ, encoded by the coding sequence ATGGACGTCACCGCAACCCTGAGCCTGGGCGATCCACTGGAACCTGCACGCAAGGCCACCGCCGAGATGCTGCAGACCCGCGAGCGCACCTACTCGCTGCCCCAGCCTTTCTACACCGACGAGCGTCTGTTCCAGATCGACATGCAGGAGATCTTCCAGAAAGAATGGCTGATCGCCGGCATGACTTGCGAAATTCCGGCAAAAGGCAACTACATCACGCTGCAGATCGGCAACAACCCGATTCTGGTGGTGCGTGGCGCCGAGGGTAAGGTGCACGCCTTCCATAACGTCTGCCGGCACCGCGGTTCGCGCTTGTGCGTCAGCGACAAAGGCAAAGTGGCCAAGTTGGTCTGCCATTACCACCAGTGGACCTATGAACTGGACGGCCGCCTGCTGTTCGCGGGCACCGAGATGGGCGCCGACTTCGACATGAAGCAGTACGGTCTGAAGCCTGTGAACGTGAAGGTCGCTGGTGGCTACATCTTCATCAGCCTGGCGGAAAACCCACCCGCCATCGACGAGTTCCTGGCCACCCTGGAACACTACATGGAACCCTACGACATGGAGAACACCAAGGTGGCGGTGCAAACCACCTTGATGGAAAAAGCCAACTGGAAGCTGGTGCTGGAAAACAACCGCGAGTGCTACCACTGCAGCGGCTCGCACCCGGAGCTGCTGCAAACCCTGCTGGAGTGGGACGACACCAACGACCCGCGCGCCAGCCAGGAATTCAAGGACCACGTGGCCGCCTCCGCCGCCGCCTGGGAAGCCGAAAAGATCCCGTACCTGCACAAGAGCCACGGCCTGCGTAACCGTATCGTACGCATGCCGCTGCTCAAGGGCACCGTGTCGATGACCATGGACGGCAAGCAGGCCTGCCAGAAGCTGATGGGCCGCATCAAGAACCCGGACCTGGGCTCGATGCGTATCCTGCACCTGCCGCACTCCTGGAACCACTGCATGGGCGACCACATGATCGTGTTCACCGTGTGGCCGATCAGCGCCCAGGAGACCATGGTCACCACCAAATGGCTGGTGCACAAGGACGCCGTGGAAGGTGTGGACTACGACCCTGAGCGCATGCGCAAGGTGTGGGACGCCACCAACGACCAGGACCGCCGCCTGGCCGAAGAGAACCAGCGCGGGATCAACTCCACGGCTTACCAGCCAGGGCCGTACTCGAAAACCTACGAGTTTGGCGTGGTGAACTTCATCGACTGGTACAGCGGGCGGATGCTGAACAACCTGGGGGCGGAGCCGGCGGCGTATCTGAAGGAAGTAACCGCGCAGTAA
- the gbcB gene encoding glycine-betaine demethylase subunit GbcB, whose protein sequence is MSDTFLNPVTTQTWANGRHIVRCVKVIQETWDVRTFCFMADQPIMFFFKPGQFVTLELEIEGKPVMRSYTISSSPSVPYSFSITVKRVPGGLVSNFLHDTMHEGAELPVHGPVGLFNAIDFPAGKALYLSGGVGITPVMSMARWFYDTNANVDMVFVHSARSPKDIIYHRELEQMASRIPNFSLHIICEKHGLGEPWAGYRGYLNQRLMELIAPDYMERVVFCCGPTPYMTAVKRMLEAVGFDMKNYHEESFGATPAEAKADAVEHAEQAAEAPELDVSDLNLVEFIGSEKSIRIAPGETVHAAAAKVGLMIPKACGMGICGTCKVLKLGGEVEMEHNGGITEEDEAEGYILSCCSVPKGDVRIDY, encoded by the coding sequence ATGTCCGATACCTTCCTCAATCCGGTCACTACCCAGACCTGGGCCAACGGCCGCCACATCGTGCGCTGCGTCAAGGTCATCCAGGAGACCTGGGACGTGCGCACCTTCTGCTTCATGGCCGACCAGCCGATCATGTTCTTCTTCAAGCCGGGGCAGTTCGTTACCCTGGAGCTGGAGATCGAAGGCAAACCGGTGATGCGTTCCTACACCATTTCCAGTTCGCCGTCGGTGCCCTACAGCTTCTCGATCACCGTCAAGCGTGTGCCGGGCGGCCTGGTGTCCAACTTCCTGCACGACACCATGCACGAAGGCGCCGAGCTGCCGGTGCATGGCCCGGTGGGGTTGTTCAATGCCATCGACTTCCCGGCGGGCAAGGCGCTGTACCTGTCCGGCGGTGTGGGCATTACTCCGGTCATGTCGATGGCGCGCTGGTTCTACGACACCAACGCCAATGTCGACATGGTGTTCGTGCACAGCGCCCGCTCACCCAAGGACATCATCTACCACCGCGAGCTGGAACAGATGGCCTCGCGTATCCCCAACTTCAGCCTGCACATCATTTGCGAGAAGCACGGCCTGGGCGAGCCATGGGCGGGTTATCGCGGTTACCTGAACCAGCGGCTGATGGAACTGATTGCACCGGACTACATGGAACGCGTGGTGTTCTGCTGCGGCCCGACGCCTTACATGACGGCGGTAAAGCGCATGCTCGAAGCGGTCGGCTTCGACATGAAGAACTACCACGAGGAATCGTTCGGTGCCACGCCGGCCGAGGCCAAGGCCGATGCGGTCGAGCATGCCGAGCAGGCAGCCGAAGCGCCGGAGCTGGATGTGTCCGACCTTAACCTGGTGGAGTTCATCGGCAGCGAGAAGAGCATTCGCATTGCCCCAGGCGAGACCGTGCATGCGGCGGCGGCCAAGGTTGGCCTGATGATCCCGAAAGCCTGCGGCATGGGCATTTGCGGCACTTGCAAGGTGCTCAAGCTGGGCGGCGAAGTGGAAATGGAGCACAACGGCGGCATTACCGAGGAGGACGAAGCCGAGGGCTACATCCTGTCGTGCTGCAGTGTGCCGAAAGGGGATGTGCGGATCGATTACTGA
- a CDS encoding methyl-accepting chemotaxis protein — protein MSLRNMNIAPRALLGFALIGLLMLGLGIFSLVQMGNIRQAGVAIEQVSVPSIKILDELTALNLRMRTLSYRLLLNREPETQRDTLNLLDQRNSQIDRARQAYLPMIGAADEQAAFDQYGLLLNQYRQLEARMRTLSQADRLDELRDLLNRDLLANSEQINKVMDTLVRINTDQTRATNDKAASQYAAAFALVIGLLVAATVLTFACAFLLTRSIVKPIEDALKSAEQVADGDLTHIIRAEGTDEAARLLRAMARMQDKLRDTLQQIAGSATQLASAAEELNAVTDESARGLQQQNNEIEQAATAVTEMTSAVEEVARNAVSTSEASSEASRSTGDGRDLVMETVGAIERMSGDVQATAKLITHLAEQSRDIGKVLDVIRGLADQTNLLALNAAIEAARAGEAGRGFAVVADEVRALAHRTQQSTSEIERMIGSIQGGTEEAVESMRTSTERAESTLNIARGAGMALDTIAGAVAQINERNLVIASAAEEQAQVAREVDRNLVNINDLSVQSATGAHQTSAASAELSRLAVDLNGLVARFRT, from the coding sequence ATGTCCCTACGCAACATGAATATCGCCCCGCGCGCGCTGCTCGGCTTCGCGCTTATCGGCCTGCTGATGCTCGGCCTTGGTATCTTCTCCCTGGTGCAGATGGGCAACATCCGCCAGGCTGGTGTTGCCATCGAGCAAGTCAGTGTGCCCAGCATCAAGATCCTCGACGAACTCACCGCGCTGAACCTGCGCATGCGCACGCTTTCCTACCGCCTGCTGCTCAACCGCGAACCGGAAACCCAACGCGATACCCTCAACCTGCTGGACCAGCGCAACAGCCAGATCGACCGCGCGCGCCAGGCTTACCTGCCGATGATCGGTGCCGCCGACGAACAGGCCGCGTTCGACCAGTACGGCCTGTTGCTCAACCAATACCGCCAGTTGGAAGCGCGCATGCGCACACTGAGCCAGGCCGACCGCCTGGACGAATTGCGCGACCTGCTCAACCGCGATTTGCTGGCCAACTCAGAGCAGATCAACAAGGTCATGGACACCCTGGTACGCATCAACACCGACCAGACCCGCGCCACCAATGACAAGGCCGCCAGCCAGTACGCCGCTGCTTTCGCCCTGGTGATCGGCCTGCTGGTTGCCGCCACCGTCCTGACGTTCGCCTGCGCCTTCCTGCTGACCCGCAGCATCGTCAAGCCGATCGAAGATGCGCTCAAAAGCGCCGAACAGGTCGCCGACGGTGACCTGACCCACATCATCCGTGCCGAAGGCACCGACGAAGCCGCTCGCCTGCTGCGCGCCATGGCCCGCATGCAGGACAAGTTGCGCGACACCCTGCAACAGATCGCCGGCTCCGCCACCCAGCTGGCCTCGGCGGCCGAAGAGCTGAACGCCGTCACCGACGAAAGCGCCCGCGGCCTGCAACAGCAGAACAACGAGATTGAACAGGCCGCCACGGCCGTGACCGAAATGACCAGCGCTGTGGAGGAAGTAGCGCGCAATGCCGTGAGCACTTCGGAAGCCTCCAGTGAAGCCAGCCGCTCCACCGGCGACGGCCGTGACCTGGTGATGGAGACCGTGGGCGCCATCGAGCGCATGAGCGGCGATGTGCAGGCCACTGCCAAATTGATCACTCACCTGGCCGAGCAGTCGCGCGACATTGGCAAGGTCCTCGACGTGATCCGTGGCCTGGCCGACCAAACCAACCTGCTGGCGCTGAACGCCGCCATCGAGGCCGCACGTGCTGGCGAAGCGGGCCGTGGTTTTGCCGTTGTGGCGGATGAAGTTCGGGCATTGGCCCACCGCACCCAGCAGTCGACCAGCGAAATCGAGCGGATGATCGGCAGCATTCAAGGGGGCACGGAGGAAGCTGTGGAGTCGATGCGCACCAGCACCGAGCGTGCCGAATCCACCCTGAACATCGCCCGTGGCGCGGGCATGGCACTGGACACCATTGCCGGCGCGGTGGCGCAGATCAACGAGCGTAACCTGGTGATTGCCAGCGCGGCGGAGGAACAGGCGCAGGTGGCGCGGGAAGTGGACCGCAACCTGGTGAACATCAACGACCTGTCGGTGCAGAGTGCCACCGGGGCGCATCAGACCAGTGCGGCGAGTGCTGAATTGTCGCGCCTGGCCGTGGACCTGAATGGGTTGGTGGCACGGTTCCGTACCTGA
- a CDS encoding cell division protein ZapA: MRLQEQPINVVSILGIDYSIKAPEGQEETLAQAVRMLNTALNETKRQYPTLIGDKLLVLAALNLCSKQVELQKEHQQTLARTQAQIDATVDAIVRTIAES, from the coding sequence ATGAGACTGCAAGAGCAGCCGATCAATGTGGTGTCGATTCTCGGCATCGACTATTCGATCAAGGCGCCCGAAGGTCAGGAAGAAACCCTGGCCCAGGCGGTACGGATGCTCAACACTGCCCTGAACGAAACCAAGCGTCAGTACCCGACCCTGATCGGCGACAAGCTGTTGGTGCTGGCTGCCCTCAACCTGTGCTCCAAGCAGGTTGAGCTGCAGAAAGAGCATCAGCAGACCCTAGCGCGTACCCAGGCGCAGATCGACGCCACGGTGGACGCCATCGTGCGGACCATTGCAGAGTCCTGA